In Pseudomonas sp. Leaf58, one DNA window encodes the following:
- a CDS encoding MFS transporter: MSHSSQFTLLGKRRFLPFFITQSLGAFNDNLFKQSLILAILFKLSLGDGDRSIWVNLCALLFILPFFLFSALGGQFGEKFAKDALIRAIKLAEIAIMAVGALGFITNHLALMLVALFGMGTHSALFGPVKYSILPQALREEELVGGNGLVETGTFLAILAGTIGAGVMMSSASYATVVAAGVVGTALLGYLASRWIPRAAAASPHMALDWNIFRQSWAILRMGLGQPPAVSRSIVGNSWFWFVGAIYLTQIPAYAKDWLHGDGTVVTLVLTLFSVGIALGSLLCERLSGRKVEIGLVPFGSFGLTLFGLLWWWHSGDVPVAPAPHDWLALLGMSEAWWILLSIVGLGVFGGFYIVPLYALIQARTAADQRARVIAANNILNALFMVVSAVLTIILLGLAELSIPQLFLVVSLLNIAVNAYIFRIVPEFTMRFLIWLLSHSMYRVQHRDLERIPDEGAALLVCNHVSFVDALLLGGAIRRPIRFVMYYKIYNLPVLNFVFRTAGAIPIAGRNEDPATYERAFARIAQYLADGELVCIFPEGKLTGDGEIDVFKGGVNRILEETPVPVIPLALQGLWGSFFSRDPAKGFFKRLWSRVTIVAGAAIPVEAAQPETLREQVSRLRGNLR; encoded by the coding sequence ATGAGTCACTCCTCGCAATTTACCTTGCTCGGCAAACGGCGTTTCCTGCCGTTTTTCATTACCCAGTCACTGGGTGCCTTCAATGACAACCTGTTCAAGCAGTCGCTGATCCTGGCGATACTGTTCAAACTCAGCCTGGGCGACGGTGACCGGTCGATCTGGGTCAACCTGTGTGCCTTGCTGTTCATTCTGCCGTTCTTCCTGTTCTCGGCGCTGGGCGGTCAGTTTGGCGAAAAGTTTGCCAAGGACGCGCTGATCCGCGCGATCAAGCTGGCCGAAATCGCGATCATGGCGGTCGGTGCACTCGGTTTCATCACCAACCACCTGGCGCTGATGCTGGTGGCGCTGTTCGGCATGGGTACCCATTCGGCGTTGTTTGGCCCGGTGAAGTATTCGATCCTGCCGCAGGCCCTGCGCGAGGAGGAGTTGGTTGGCGGCAACGGGCTGGTGGAAACCGGCACCTTCCTGGCGATCCTCGCCGGCACCATCGGCGCCGGGGTGATGATGTCGTCCGCCAGCTATGCCACGGTGGTGGCCGCTGGTGTGGTCGGCACTGCGCTGCTCGGCTACCTGGCCAGCCGCTGGATCCCGCGGGCCGCGGCCGCCTCACCGCACATGGCGCTCGACTGGAACATTTTCAGGCAGTCGTGGGCGATCTTGCGCATGGGCCTGGGGCAGCCGCCCGCGGTGTCGCGTTCGATCGTTGGCAACTCGTGGTTCTGGTTCGTCGGTGCCATTTACCTGACGCAGATCCCGGCGTACGCCAAGGACTGGCTGCACGGTGACGGCACGGTAGTCACCCTGGTGCTGACCCTGTTTTCGGTGGGCATCGCCCTGGGCTCGCTGCTGTGCGAGCGGCTGAGCGGGCGCAAGGTGGAAATTGGCCTGGTGCCGTTCGGTTCGTTCGGCCTGACCCTGTTCGGCCTGTTGTGGTGGTGGCATTCCGGCGATGTGCCGGTTGCGCCGGCGCCGCACGACTGGCTGGCGCTGCTGGGCATGAGCGAGGCCTGGTGGATTCTGCTGTCGATCGTCGGCCTAGGCGTGTTCGGTGGCTTCTATATCGTGCCGTTGTATGCACTGATCCAGGCCCGCACCGCCGCAGACCAGCGTGCCCGGGTGATCGCTGCCAACAACATCCTCAATGCCTTGTTCATGGTGGTGTCGGCGGTGCTCACCATCATCCTGCTCGGCCTGGCCGAGCTGAGCATCCCGCAGCTGTTCTTGGTGGTGTCGCTGCTCAATATCGCGGTCAACGCCTATATCTTCAGGATCGTGCCCGAGTTCACCATGCGCTTCCTGATCTGGCTGCTCAGCCATTCGATGTACCGCGTGCAGCACCGTGACCTCGAGCGCATCCCTGACGAAGGCGCGGCGTTGTTGGTATGCAACCATGTATCGTTCGTCGACGCGCTGCTGCTCGGTGGGGCCATCCGCCGGCCTATCCGCTTTGTCATGTACTACAAGATCTACAACTTACCGGTGCTCAACTTTGTGTTCCGCACCGCAGGCGCTATCCCGATTGCCGGGCGTAACGAAGACCCAGCAACCTACGAACGCGCTTTCGCGCGCATTGCCCAATACCTGGCCGATGGCGAACTGGTGTGTATCTTTCCGGAGGGCAAGCTGACCGGGGACGGCGAGATCGATGTGTTCAAAGGCGGCGTCAACCGCATACTCGAAGAAACCCCGGTGCCGGTGATTCCGTTGGCCTTGCAGGGGCTGTGGGGCAGCTTCTTCAGCCGTGACCCGGCCAAGGGCTTTTTCAAGCGGCTGTGGTCGCGGGTAACCATCGTGGCAGGCGCTGCCATTCCGGTGGAGGCAGCGCAGCCAGAAACGTTGCGTGAGCAAGTCAGCCGTTTACGCGGCAACCTGCGCTAG
- the map gene encoding type I methionyl aminopeptidase → MPQVILKTPAQLAVMRRAGQLLAQVFADLDSFIRPGVTTLQINDRAEAFIVGTLKARPASKGQYGFPYSLNTSVDHVVCHGMPKVDEVLKEGSIVNVDITLEQGGYIADSSKMYSIGKISAEAQRLVDTAYDALWKGIEQVRPGATLGDIGHAVQAHAEAAGYSVVREYCGHGIGQQMHEAPEVLHVGARGIGMKLKPGMVFTIEPMINQGGRGTRELKDGWTVITRDHSLSAQWEHTVAVTEDGFEVLTLRAEELRR, encoded by the coding sequence ATGCCCCAAGTGATCCTCAAAACCCCTGCCCAACTCGCCGTGATGCGCCGTGCCGGCCAACTTCTGGCCCAGGTGTTCGCCGACCTCGACAGTTTCATCCGCCCCGGCGTGACCACCCTGCAAATCAACGACCGCGCCGAGGCGTTCATCGTCGGCACGCTCAAGGCCCGCCCAGCGAGCAAGGGCCAGTACGGTTTCCCCTATTCGCTCAACACCTCGGTCGACCACGTGGTGTGCCACGGCATGCCCAAGGTCGATGAAGTGCTGAAGGAAGGCTCCATCGTTAACGTCGACATCACCTTGGAACAGGGCGGCTACATTGCTGACTCGTCGAAGATGTACAGCATCGGCAAAATCAGCGCTGAAGCCCAACGCTTGGTCGACACTGCTTATGACGCGCTATGGAAAGGCATCGAGCAGGTACGCCCTGGGGCAACGCTGGGCGATATCGGCCATGCCGTCCAGGCCCACGCTGAGGCCGCTGGTTACAGCGTGGTGCGTGAGTATTGCGGGCATGGCATTGGCCAGCAGATGCATGAGGCGCCAGAGGTGCTGCATGTTGGCGCGCGTGGCATCGGTATGAAGCTGAAGCCGGGGATGGTGTTTACCATCGAGCCGATGATCAACCAGGGCGGGCGTGGCACGCGCGAGTTGAAGGATGGCTGGACGGTAATTACCCGCGACCACAGTTTGTCAGCGCAGTGGGAGCATACGGTGGCGGTGACCGAGGATGGGTTTGAAGTGCTGACGTTGCGGGCAGAGGAGCTTCGCCGCTGA
- the rdgC gene encoding recombination-associated protein RdgC: protein MWFKNLLTYRLTQEVPFEPEALEAALASKPARPCASQELTTYGFVAPFGKGEDAPLVHVSGEFLLIAARKEERILPSSVVNDAVKEKVEEIETEQMRKVYKKERDQIKDEIIQAFLPRAFIRRSMIFAAIAPRLGVILVNSASAKRAEDLLSTLREVMGSLPVRPATVKIAPVATMTDWVKSQQAAEGFYVLDECELRDTAEDGGIVRCKRQDLTGEEIQLHLSTGKVVTQLALAWQDKLSFILDDKMVIKRLKFEELLQEQAEQDGGDEAAQQFDASFLLMMMTFTEFLPVLFEALGGEEIPQGV from the coding sequence ATGTGGTTCAAGAACCTGCTGACCTACCGCCTGACCCAGGAAGTCCCGTTCGAGCCTGAAGCGCTGGAAGCGGCCCTGGCCAGCAAGCCGGCCCGCCCCTGCGCCAGCCAGGAGCTGACCACCTATGGTTTCGTCGCGCCGTTCGGCAAAGGCGAAGACGCTCCCCTGGTGCATGTCAGCGGCGAGTTCCTGCTGATTGCCGCACGCAAGGAAGAACGCATCCTGCCTAGCAGCGTGGTCAACGACGCGGTCAAGGAAAAGGTCGAAGAGATCGAGACCGAGCAAATGCGCAAGGTCTATAAGAAGGAACGCGACCAGATCAAGGACGAGATCATCCAGGCCTTCTTGCCGCGCGCGTTCATCCGCCGCTCGATGATCTTCGCTGCCATCGCCCCGCGCCTGGGTGTGATCCTGGTCAACTCGGCCAGCGCCAAGCGCGCCGAAGACCTGCTGTCGACCCTGCGTGAAGTGATGGGCTCGCTGCCCGTGCGCCCGGCCACGGTAAAAATCGCCCCGGTGGCCACCATGACCGATTGGGTCAAGTCGCAGCAGGCGGCCGAAGGCTTCTATGTGCTGGACGAATGCGAACTGCGCGACACCGCCGAAGACGGCGGCATCGTGCGCTGCAAGCGCCAAGACCTGACCGGCGAGGAAATCCAGCTGCACCTGAGCACCGGCAAGGTGGTCACCCAGCTGGCCTTGGCCTGGCAGGACAAGCTGTCGTTCATTCTGGACGACAAAATGGTGATCAAGCGCCTGAAGTTCGAAGAGCTGCTGCAAGAGCAGGCCGAGCAGGATGGTGGTGATGAAGCTGCGCAGCAGTTCGATGCCAGCTTCCTGCTGATGATGATGACCTTTACCGAGTTCCTGCCGGTGCTGTTCGAAGCGCTGGGTGGCGAGGAGATTCCGCAAGGGGTCTGA